The following are from one region of the Alicyclobacillus fastidiosus genome:
- a CDS encoding DUF3311 domain-containing protein, protein MERATSKKKGSPWWYLLILVPLIGTLFPAFYASVSPELWGIPFFYWYQMLWVIISSIVTAIMYWMLKES, encoded by the coding sequence ATGGAGCGTGCGACGTCGAAGAAAAAAGGAAGTCCCTGGTGGTACTTACTGATTCTCGTCCCCCTCATCGGGACGTTGTTTCCCGCGTTTTATGCTTCTGTGTCACCAGAACTCTGGGGCATCCCATTCTTCTACTGGTACCAGATGTTGTGGGTGATCATCAGTTCCATCGTCACGGCCATTATGTACTGGATGTTAAAAGAATCCTAA
- a CDS encoding biotin-dependent carboxyltransferase family protein, which produces MRVLKAGAHTSIQDTGRFGYQKYGVIVSGAMDPFALRTANLLVGNDEDEAGLEVTLQGPALEMQQDVWISICGADLSAQLDGQLVPQWRPVFARKGATLHFGKPRAGCRAYVAVAGGFAVSAVLGSKSTYLRAGIGGYGGRALQAGDELPIGELKTPVQKRMQKFVEALSDGAFATTGWCVSARLFPAYSDAPEVRVVRGPEYALFTPSSQEAFVSTQYVVTPQSDRMGYRLEGPPLSFLETRQLISTAVTWGTVQVPADGKPIVLMADRQTTGGYPRIAQVITADIPVLAQLKPGAKVGFTQTTVEDAQAILRRRQQEFSMLKMAIEDSWER; this is translated from the coding sequence ATGAGAGTACTTAAGGCGGGTGCGCATACCAGCATCCAAGATACTGGTCGGTTTGGCTATCAAAAATACGGAGTTATTGTCAGCGGGGCCATGGATCCGTTTGCACTTCGCACGGCCAATCTCTTGGTCGGAAACGATGAGGATGAAGCTGGTCTCGAAGTCACCCTTCAGGGACCCGCGCTTGAGATGCAGCAAGACGTGTGGATCTCCATCTGCGGTGCAGATCTGTCTGCCCAATTGGATGGACAACTAGTGCCGCAGTGGCGCCCTGTGTTCGCGAGGAAGGGCGCTACTTTGCATTTCGGTAAACCGCGTGCGGGTTGTCGAGCGTATGTCGCTGTGGCGGGTGGATTTGCTGTATCTGCGGTGCTGGGAAGTAAAAGTACGTATCTGCGCGCGGGGATTGGCGGCTATGGTGGTCGCGCTTTGCAGGCTGGCGATGAACTGCCGATTGGCGAGCTGAAAACCCCAGTGCAGAAGCGAATGCAGAAGTTTGTGGAGGCTCTGTCCGACGGCGCCTTCGCGACCACCGGGTGGTGTGTGAGCGCTAGGCTCTTCCCTGCTTATTCCGACGCGCCCGAGGTGCGGGTCGTACGGGGGCCGGAGTACGCTCTCTTCACGCCGTCGAGTCAGGAGGCGTTTGTGTCGACTCAGTACGTCGTCACCCCTCAATCGGATAGGATGGGCTATCGATTGGAAGGACCGCCGCTGTCGTTCCTCGAAACGAGGCAGCTGATCTCGACTGCCGTCACGTGGGGGACCGTGCAGGTGCCGGCGGACGGGAAGCCAATTGTGCTGATGGCGGATAGGCAGACGACCGGCGGGTATCCGCGCATCGCCCAAGTCATCACTGCTGACATCCCCGTTCTGGCCCAGCTGAAACCAGGGGCAAAGGTTGGTTTTACACAGACGACTGTCGAGGATGCGCAAGCCATCCTTCGCAGGCGACAGCAGGAGTTTTCGATGCTGAAGATGGCGATTGAAGATAGTTGGGAGCGATAA
- a CDS encoding putative nucleotidyltransferase substrate binding domain-containing protein encodes MVAFPQFDQTWLAVPEGQRRRKEWLEAVAEVSLAWFLEGKSVEVWLDAFQPIREQVLKSGWSYYIPKEIRTYLHYIRFGSGGRGEDLIYSDLDYAIVTTGSVDALAVKGRLHDFIRGMNDFGFPPCQGFVMGTNPRWIGSTEDFVRRINQYLAYPDWENTRYLFMVVDGRPLFSFDAWSEISNLARSGICNSPFIRWEMAHLGIHKTVSLSLLGHVQTARVDDVEVLPIKEGLISPIIHSVRLLALTHRIGQLGTSARLKELERGGWLTATFVNRVQRALAFGWKLRLMAQIRDALGGGSPKEHVLWSALSDEERELAAEHLRTARELERLVHRAFRKPR; translated from the coding sequence GTGGTTGCCTTCCCACAATTCGACCAAACATGGTTGGCTGTACCAGAGGGACAACGTCGGCGCAAAGAGTGGCTTGAAGCGGTAGCGGAAGTTTCTTTGGCGTGGTTTCTGGAAGGTAAATCAGTAGAGGTGTGGTTAGACGCGTTCCAACCGATACGTGAACAGGTATTGAAGTCAGGTTGGTCATATTATATTCCTAAAGAGATTCGAACCTATCTTCATTACATCCGGTTCGGATCCGGCGGTCGTGGCGAAGATTTGATCTACAGTGATTTGGACTACGCGATCGTCACGACGGGCTCAGTGGACGCCTTGGCTGTCAAGGGTCGTCTGCACGACTTTATCAGAGGTATGAACGATTTTGGGTTTCCGCCCTGTCAGGGTTTTGTGATGGGGACGAACCCGCGCTGGATAGGATCGACTGAGGACTTTGTGCGGCGAATCAATCAATACCTCGCGTACCCCGATTGGGAAAACACCAGGTATTTGTTTATGGTCGTGGATGGGCGTCCGCTGTTTTCCTTCGACGCGTGGTCAGAGATTTCAAATCTCGCTCGAAGCGGCATTTGCAACTCACCTTTTATTCGCTGGGAAATGGCGCATCTCGGGATTCACAAGACCGTTTCGCTGTCGTTGCTTGGCCACGTCCAGACGGCGCGCGTCGACGATGTCGAGGTCCTTCCGATCAAGGAGGGTCTCATTAGTCCCATCATCCACTCCGTTCGACTCCTGGCTTTGACCCATCGCATCGGGCAACTCGGAACAAGTGCGAGACTCAAGGAGCTGGAACGAGGCGGGTGGCTGACTGCGACGTTCGTCAACCGCGTTCAGCGTGCGCTCGCATTCGGCTGGAAACTGCGGCTGATGGCACAAATTCGCGACGCGCTCGGCGGCGGATCGCCAAAGGAACACGTCCTATGGTCGGCGCTTTCCGACGAAGAGCGGGAACTTGCAGCGGAACATTTGCGTACTGCGCGGGAATTGGAACGCCTGGTGCACCGCGCCTTTCGAAAGCCGAGGTGA
- a CDS encoding ammonium transporter: protein MDSGDTAWILASSALVLLMTPGLAFFYGGLVRAKNVITTMLQVVAVILIVSLQWVIIGYSLAFGPDFHGIVGGLQWFMMHGVGAAPDTDYAGTIPSMVFSIFQMMFAIITPALIVGGLAERVKFSAFLVFIVLWATFIYDPLAHWVWGAGGWLHKLGVLDFAGGTVVHISSGVAGLVAAIYLGRRAEHGSASIKAHSVPFVLLGTALLWFGWFGFNAGSALGANFLSAEAFLTTNTATAAAAVGWLIVERIRTGHCTLIGACAGAVAGLVAITPAAGFVTPGGSIILGLLGGVICYFASTFMKQKLGYDDALDAFGGHGIGGTWGALATGLFATTAVNSAGSNGLFAGNPHQLLLQLVGVAATWVFSGVGTFILLKVVDLMMGLRVTKEEEIMGLDVALHNESAYPESLAPGEMTKLFGDHTMPFSGGK from the coding sequence ATCGACTCAGGGGATACGGCCTGGATATTGGCCTCTTCAGCACTAGTTCTTCTTATGACCCCAGGCTTGGCCTTTTTCTACGGTGGGCTCGTTCGAGCCAAAAACGTCATCACGACGATGCTTCAAGTGGTTGCAGTCATTCTCATTGTTTCTTTGCAGTGGGTCATTATCGGTTACAGTCTGGCGTTCGGTCCCGACTTTCATGGAATTGTCGGCGGGTTACAGTGGTTCATGATGCACGGTGTCGGTGCGGCCCCAGATACAGATTACGCGGGGACGATTCCGAGTATGGTGTTTAGCATTTTCCAGATGATGTTCGCCATCATCACCCCGGCACTCATCGTTGGCGGATTGGCGGAACGCGTAAAATTCTCGGCATTCCTCGTGTTCATCGTCCTGTGGGCGACCTTCATCTACGACCCATTGGCTCACTGGGTCTGGGGCGCAGGCGGTTGGTTGCACAAACTGGGCGTGCTCGACTTTGCCGGTGGTACAGTGGTGCACATCTCGTCAGGTGTCGCGGGGTTGGTAGCCGCAATTTACCTCGGGCGGCGCGCGGAGCACGGCTCCGCCTCGATCAAGGCGCACAGCGTCCCGTTCGTGCTCTTGGGAACAGCGCTATTGTGGTTCGGTTGGTTCGGGTTTAACGCAGGTAGTGCACTTGGTGCGAACTTCCTCTCCGCTGAGGCTTTTCTCACGACGAACACGGCGACGGCCGCGGCTGCCGTTGGCTGGTTGATCGTCGAACGGATTCGCACCGGGCACTGTACGCTCATCGGCGCCTGCGCCGGTGCAGTGGCAGGTCTCGTCGCCATTACGCCTGCCGCCGGTTTTGTCACCCCGGGCGGCTCGATCATCCTCGGCCTGCTGGGTGGAGTCATCTGTTACTTCGCTTCCACCTTTATGAAGCAGAAGCTAGGGTACGACGACGCCTTGGACGCGTTCGGTGGTCACGGCATCGGCGGTACGTGGGGCGCACTTGCCACAGGGCTGTTCGCGACGACGGCTGTGAACTCGGCGGGATCGAACGGGTTGTTCGCCGGGAACCCACACCAGTTGCTTCTGCAGTTGGTGGGCGTGGCCGCGACGTGGGTATTCTCTGGTGTGGGGACGTTCATCCTGCTCAAGGTGGTCGACTTGATGATGGGATTGCGTGTGACGAAGGAAGAGGAAATTATGGGTCTCGACGTGGCGCTGCACAACGAGTCGGCTTATCCGGAATCGCTTGCGCCTGGTGAGATGACCAAGTTGTTCGGCGACCACACCATGCCGTTTTCGGGCGGTAAATAA
- the glnA gene encoding type I glutamate--ammonia ligase has product MKNDIGKADILKLALQHDIRYVRLQFTDLHGSLKNVEIPVNQLADALDGKIMFDGSSIHGFVRIEESDMYLQPDLSTWLVLPFAPDGAKIARLICNISLPDGRPFSADPRGILQRVVREANELRFDSCRIGVELEFFLLKLDHRNKPTVHPNDQGGYFDIAPTDAGENCRRDIVLTLQQLGISVASSHHETAPGQHEIDLHAADALTIADHITTLKMVARTISRSHGLHATFMPKPLQDEDGSGLHCHLSLGRGQENLFYDAADEYHLSPVARSFIAGLLFHAPAITAITNPLVNSFKRLIPGYEAPAFTFWSTNHRMPFVRVPSAAGAGTDTQIELRSPDASCNPYLAFAAILKAGLDGVSNRMCPPDPIHRSLVTMTEDERFQYQITPLPTSLEQAIEALEEDEIIQDALGMHAFTHFLQAKLWEWEQYRKTIHPWELDHYLERY; this is encoded by the coding sequence ATGAAAAACGACATCGGCAAGGCGGACATCCTCAAACTGGCCCTCCAACACGATATCCGCTATGTTCGACTTCAGTTCACAGACTTGCACGGCAGCTTAAAAAACGTTGAAATCCCCGTCAATCAGCTCGCAGACGCACTAGATGGCAAGATCATGTTTGATGGCTCATCCATCCACGGCTTCGTTCGGATTGAAGAATCGGACATGTATCTGCAGCCGGATCTGTCGACGTGGTTGGTGCTGCCGTTTGCGCCTGATGGCGCCAAAATCGCCCGACTGATCTGCAACATATCCCTGCCAGATGGAAGGCCGTTCTCAGCAGACCCCAGGGGCATTCTGCAACGTGTCGTCCGCGAGGCAAACGAACTTAGGTTTGACAGCTGCCGCATCGGTGTGGAGTTGGAATTTTTTCTCCTGAAACTAGATCACCGCAACAAGCCGACTGTACACCCCAATGACCAGGGTGGATATTTTGATATCGCGCCCACCGACGCAGGTGAAAACTGCCGCCGCGATATTGTCCTCACGCTTCAACAGCTCGGCATCTCGGTCGCTTCGTCGCATCACGAAACGGCCCCCGGCCAACACGAAATTGACTTGCACGCCGCCGATGCCCTGACGATCGCCGACCACATCACCACGCTCAAAATGGTCGCGCGGACGATTAGCCGCAGCCATGGCCTGCACGCGACTTTTATGCCCAAGCCGCTGCAGGACGAGGATGGTTCTGGCCTGCACTGCCACCTGTCACTCGGGCGCGGCCAGGAGAATCTATTTTATGACGCAGCCGACGAGTACCATTTGAGCCCTGTGGCGCGTTCGTTTATCGCCGGCTTGCTGTTCCACGCCCCGGCCATTACGGCCATCACGAATCCACTGGTGAATAGTTTCAAGCGACTGATCCCTGGCTATGAGGCCCCCGCCTTTACATTTTGGTCGACGAACCATCGCATGCCGTTTGTCCGCGTTCCAAGCGCAGCGGGCGCGGGGACAGACACACAGATTGAACTCCGTTCGCCAGACGCGTCCTGCAATCCGTATTTGGCGTTCGCAGCCATTTTAAAAGCCGGACTGGACGGCGTTTCGAATCGGATGTGCCCGCCGGATCCGATTCATCGTTCGCTTGTGACGATGACGGAGGACGAGCGATTCCAATATCAGATCACGCCATTGCCGACAAGCCTCGAACAGGCCATCGAAGCTTTGGAAGAGGATGAAATCATCCAGGACGCACTTGGAATGCACGCCTTTACGCACTTTTTGCAGGCAAAGCTCTGGGAGTGGGAACAGTACCGAAAAACCATCCACCCGTGGGAGTTAGATCACTACTTAGAACGCTATTAG
- the solA gene encoding N-methyl-L-tryptophan oxidase, whose product MENSYDVVVVGAGSMGMAAGCYLAQQGVRALLIDAHDPPHALGSHHGDTRIIRHAYGEGRQYVPLALRAQALWTALEEASGQTLFANTGVLSVGLEGAAFLDEVVESARAFSLPLEVLSRDELVRRWPGLQIPEGYTGCLETTSGVLFSERCIRAFRDVGTRAGMTVLPNTRVTDLAIHPNHVVVTTDHGTFSADKLILCAGAAAPQLLRATGLDLPLQPVRKTVGWFASDEALFAASEFPAFTFDLAGEFYYGFPSFDGSGVKVGRHDGGLPVEVATMNRTFGAYPEDEGELRAFLSTFMPQASGALQSGKTCLYTLTPDEHFIVDTHPSHRHVVVAAGFSGHGFKFASAIGEILAELSVQGRTTHDISQFSIQRFQGPR is encoded by the coding sequence ATGGAGAACAGTTACGATGTCGTAGTGGTCGGGGCCGGCTCGATGGGGATGGCCGCAGGTTGTTATTTAGCACAACAGGGCGTGCGCGCACTGCTGATTGACGCACACGATCCGCCGCATGCGCTTGGCAGTCACCACGGCGATACGCGGATCATTCGTCACGCCTATGGCGAGGGCAGGCAGTATGTCCCGCTCGCGCTGCGCGCACAGGCCTTGTGGACGGCGCTGGAGGAGGCGTCGGGACAGACGTTGTTCGCGAATACGGGCGTCCTGTCGGTCGGATTAGAGGGGGCGGCGTTTCTTGATGAGGTCGTCGAAAGTGCAAGGGCGTTTTCCTTGCCGCTCGAGGTCTTGTCCCGCGACGAACTGGTGCGCCGTTGGCCAGGGCTGCAAATCCCTGAGGGGTATACGGGGTGCCTCGAAACGACGTCTGGCGTGTTGTTCAGCGAGCGCTGCATCCGGGCCTTCCGCGATGTGGGTACGCGAGCGGGCATGACGGTGTTGCCGAATACGCGCGTCACAGACCTAGCCATTCACCCAAACCACGTGGTAGTGACGACAGACCACGGTACTTTTTCGGCGGATAAGCTAATTCTCTGCGCGGGCGCTGCGGCGCCGCAGTTGTTGCGTGCGACAGGGCTCGACCTCCCACTGCAGCCTGTTCGCAAAACGGTCGGCTGGTTTGCGAGCGACGAAGCGCTGTTTGCAGCGTCCGAATTCCCCGCTTTCACCTTCGATCTCGCCGGCGAGTTCTACTACGGATTCCCCAGCTTCGACGGCTCTGGCGTCAAGGTCGGGCGCCACGATGGCGGCCTGCCAGTGGAGGTCGCGACGATGAACCGCACGTTTGGCGCATATCCGGAGGACGAAGGCGAGCTCCGAGCTTTCCTGTCGACGTTTATGCCTCAGGCGAGTGGTGCGTTGCAGAGCGGAAAAACCTGCCTGTACACGCTGACGCCTGACGAGCATTTTATCGTCGACACCCACCCGAGTCATCGCCATGTCGTGGTCGCAGCTGGATTTTCCGGGCACGGCTTTAAGTTTGCGAGCGCGATTGGCGAGATCTTGGCCGAATTATCGGTGCAGGGCAGAACGACGCACGATATTTCCCAGTTTTCGATTCAACGCTTCCAGGGGCCGCGCTGA
- a CDS encoding LamB/YcsF family protein, whose amino-acid sequence MYHIDLNCDMGESFGAYRLGEDERILDYVTSVNIACGYHAGDPANMRITVQQAVAKGVAIGAHPGLPDLIGFGRRNMAVTAQEAYDMVVYQIGALHAFCLAEGTSLRHVKPHGALYNMAARDEALATAIAKAVYDVNPQLVLFALSGSWLVKAGISVGLRTASEVFADRTYQADGSLTPRTQPNAMISDDRAAVDQVVRMVKEGVVVSQQGDVVNIQADTVCIHGDGPHALQFAATIRRVLADNEISVQPM is encoded by the coding sequence ATGTATCACATCGATTTGAACTGTGACATGGGTGAGAGCTTTGGTGCATATCGACTTGGGGAGGATGAGCGGATCCTCGATTACGTCACGTCGGTCAACATCGCATGTGGTTACCACGCTGGCGATCCGGCGAACATGCGCATCACCGTACAGCAAGCGGTCGCAAAAGGCGTTGCCATTGGCGCGCACCCGGGACTTCCGGACCTGATTGGCTTTGGCCGACGCAACATGGCGGTTACCGCACAAGAGGCGTACGACATGGTGGTCTACCAGATCGGTGCGCTGCATGCCTTTTGCCTTGCCGAAGGCACTTCACTGCGGCACGTCAAACCGCATGGTGCACTATACAACATGGCGGCGCGCGACGAGGCTCTTGCGACAGCGATCGCCAAAGCCGTTTACGACGTCAACCCACAACTGGTCTTATTCGCGCTATCCGGCAGTTGGCTCGTGAAAGCGGGGATATCCGTCGGCTTGCGTACGGCCAGCGAGGTGTTCGCGGACAGAACATACCAGGCGGACGGCTCCTTGACCCCGAGAACGCAACCGAACGCGATGATCTCCGATGATCGCGCCGCAGTCGACCAAGTGGTTCGGATGGTGAAGGAAGGCGTGGTCGTGTCGCAGCAGGGGGACGTGGTCAACATCCAGGCTGATACCGTCTGTATCCACGGCGATGGTCCACACGCACTGCAGTTCGCCGCGACAATTCGCCGTGTATTGGCGGACAATGAGATCTCCGTACAGCCGATGTGA
- a CDS encoding L,D-transpeptidase family protein, with protein MNLQSLHKVLLASLSMAFMLVPGRITEQHVIPKITVAAASTTEVPAQTLDIHRTTHLHVMPVVEEKVAVQKPPTISIGAKGQSALWLNEALAALDYLPLTFTIPKPTAGEAGSQAGSTSQTKPPVNTAPAPGTTNNSTTNATASLGANATTTAAKHSTSAPAPAPSLATTLALQLQTGAFKPVTGQWKWNGSYPSSLERLWNPNSATVITQGAIMRFEADHGLAVDGVAGANVYRALEQALSNKSPAAHPYTYVAVSKASPEHLDVWENGRKVYTSLANTGISASPTPNGTWPVYSRLVSQTMRGKNPDGSTYDDPGVPDVNYFYQGCAIHGFPRSSYGSPQSLGCVELPFAAAKTVYSLIGYGTLVTVA; from the coding sequence ATGAACTTACAATCGCTTCATAAAGTTCTACTCGCTTCTTTGTCTATGGCATTTATGCTCGTCCCCGGCCGGATCACAGAGCAACACGTCATCCCAAAGATCACCGTCGCAGCCGCCAGCACGACCGAAGTTCCAGCACAAACACTAGATATTCACCGTACCACGCATCTGCACGTGATGCCAGTGGTGGAAGAAAAGGTCGCGGTCCAAAAGCCGCCTACGATATCCATCGGTGCCAAAGGACAAAGTGCCTTATGGCTCAACGAAGCCCTCGCGGCACTCGACTACCTCCCACTGACCTTCACCATTCCAAAACCCACTGCAGGTGAGGCCGGTTCTCAGGCGGGATCGACCTCGCAAACGAAGCCTCCAGTGAACACCGCACCGGCGCCGGGTACGACGAACAATTCCACTACGAATGCCACGGCAAGCCTGGGAGCCAATGCGACGACCACTGCAGCGAAACATAGCACAAGCGCGCCCGCGCCAGCACCGTCCTTGGCGACGACATTAGCTCTGCAGCTTCAGACTGGCGCGTTCAAGCCGGTAACCGGTCAATGGAAGTGGAACGGTTCTTATCCGAGCTCGCTCGAACGGCTCTGGAACCCGAATAGCGCAACTGTCATTACCCAAGGTGCCATCATGCGGTTTGAGGCTGATCACGGACTCGCCGTCGACGGCGTTGCAGGTGCAAACGTATACCGCGCGTTAGAACAGGCGCTCAGCAACAAGTCGCCGGCGGCCCACCCGTACACGTATGTGGCCGTCTCAAAGGCGTCGCCTGAGCACCTCGACGTCTGGGAAAACGGCCGCAAGGTGTACACCAGCCTCGCCAATACTGGCATCAGTGCAAGTCCGACGCCAAATGGCACGTGGCCCGTGTACTCGCGCCTGGTCTCACAGACGATGCGCGGCAAGAATCCGGACGGCAGCACCTATGACGATCCGGGCGTTCCTGATGTCAACTACTTTTATCAAGGGTGCGCCATTCACGGCTTCCCTCGGTCGTCGTACGGAAGCCCACAAAGTCTTGGATGTGTCGAGCTGCCGTTCGCTGCAGCCAAGACGGTGTATAGCCTGATCGGTTACGGAACACTCGTCACCGTCGCCTAG
- a CDS encoding sodium:solute symporter: MKWAALGVFIIFFLFVTVLGFFAARWRKGDLSHLEEWGLAGRRFGTLITWFLVGGDLYTAYTFIAVPALMYGAGALGFYAVPYTIVVYPIFFMILPRFWSVAKKHGYVTASDFVQGRFGDKLLALAIALTGIVATMPYIALQLTGMQAVLAAMGIGGEWPLIVAFIILALYTYTSGLRAPAMIAVVKDLMIYITAIVAIIVLPIKLGGFSHIFHSAQTALAGTTPPGAFVATPAQYSVYGTLAFGSALALFLYPHAMTGVFSANSRNTVKRNMALLPAYSFALGIIALLGFMALAAGIHTKTTSAAVPLLFIKEFPGWFAGFAFAAIAIGAIVPAAIMSIAAANLFTRNIYRAYFVTSATPQQEARVAKVVSLIVKLGALVFIIGFPQQYAISMQQVGGILVLQTLPALIFGLYTRWFHRRALLLGWLAGILYGIYMWATTGYKSTTYVLHLFGQSIPAYAAIWALILNIVVTVVFTLVFNAVKLGRGEDKTAAADYHVEASV; encoded by the coding sequence ATGAAATGGGCTGCGCTCGGCGTATTTATTATCTTTTTTCTATTCGTTACCGTCCTTGGGTTTTTCGCCGCCAGGTGGCGAAAAGGCGACCTGAGTCACTTGGAGGAATGGGGCCTCGCGGGGCGGCGCTTCGGCACTTTGATCACGTGGTTCCTCGTCGGCGGCGACCTGTATACGGCCTATACGTTTATCGCGGTCCCGGCACTGATGTACGGAGCTGGCGCACTCGGTTTTTACGCAGTTCCCTATACCATCGTCGTCTATCCGATTTTCTTCATGATCCTGCCGCGCTTCTGGTCAGTCGCCAAGAAGCACGGTTATGTAACCGCTTCCGATTTCGTTCAGGGCCGCTTTGGCGATAAGCTGCTCGCACTCGCCATCGCCTTGACGGGCATTGTGGCGACCATGCCCTACATCGCGCTGCAACTCACTGGCATGCAAGCCGTGCTGGCGGCGATGGGCATTGGCGGTGAATGGCCACTCATCGTGGCATTTATTATCCTCGCTCTGTACACCTACACGAGTGGGTTGCGTGCCCCGGCGATGATTGCCGTGGTAAAGGATTTGATGATTTACATCACCGCCATCGTAGCCATCATTGTGCTGCCCATCAAGCTCGGCGGATTCAGCCACATCTTTCACAGTGCCCAAACGGCATTGGCTGGCACGACGCCGCCAGGAGCGTTTGTCGCGACGCCGGCGCAGTACTCGGTCTATGGAACGCTGGCATTCGGCTCGGCGCTCGCCCTGTTCCTCTACCCACACGCGATGACCGGCGTCTTTAGCGCCAACAGCCGCAACACGGTCAAGCGCAACATGGCACTGTTGCCAGCCTATTCATTTGCACTCGGAATCATTGCCCTGCTGGGCTTTATGGCACTTGCAGCTGGGATCCACACGAAGACGACCTCCGCCGCCGTGCCACTGCTGTTCATCAAAGAGTTCCCAGGTTGGTTTGCCGGCTTTGCATTCGCGGCCATTGCCATCGGCGCCATCGTCCCGGCCGCCATCATGTCCATCGCCGCGGCCAACCTCTTCACCCGCAACATTTATCGCGCCTACTTCGTCACGTCGGCCACACCGCAGCAAGAGGCGAGAGTTGCGAAGGTCGTGTCGCTCATCGTCAAACTCGGTGCTCTCGTCTTCATCATCGGGTTCCCGCAGCAGTACGCCATCAGCATGCAACAAGTCGGCGGGATTTTAGTGCTTCAGACCCTGCCGGCACTGATTTTCGGCCTATACACGCGGTGGTTCCACCGCCGGGCACTGCTTCTTGGCTGGCTCGCGGGAATTCTGTATGGCATCTACATGTGGGCGACGACCGGGTATAAGTCGACCACTTACGTCCTTCACCTCTTCGGACAGTCGATACCCGCGTACGCTGCCATCTGGGCACTAATCCTGAATATCGTCGTGACGGTCGTGTTCACGCTCGTATTCAACGCCGTGAAACTGGGGCGTGGCGAAGATAAGACGGCGGCAGCCGACTATCACGTCGAGGCGAGCGTGTAA
- a CDS encoding DUF1003 domain-containing protein, giving the protein MGKRNFYVKPQDKLEDTSTFEGFDIPINEGDAKRIDRLVDNYESQIMMHLDEAYVNATKWPERLADRIASFGGSWAFILIFAGALALWVLWNTLWFTRSLHFDRPPFILLNLCLSFIAAFQAPIIMMSQNRQAARDKHESVIDFAINYKAEQEIDDMQSHLHRIEGKLYKIEQLLVSLDERRNENRS; this is encoded by the coding sequence ATGGGCAAACGGAATTTCTACGTAAAACCGCAAGACAAGCTAGAGGACACGTCTACGTTTGAGGGGTTCGACATCCCGATTAACGAAGGGGACGCGAAGCGGATCGACCGACTTGTCGACAATTACGAAAGCCAAATCATGATGCACTTGGACGAGGCGTACGTGAACGCCACGAAGTGGCCGGAAAGGCTGGCTGACAGGATTGCGTCGTTTGGCGGCAGTTGGGCGTTTATCTTGATCTTCGCGGGGGCCCTCGCGCTGTGGGTGCTGTGGAACACGCTGTGGTTCACGCGCTCGCTTCATTTTGATCGTCCGCCATTTATCCTCTTAAATTTGTGCCTATCGTTCATTGCGGCATTTCAGGCACCCATCATCATGATGAGTCAAAATCGTCAGGCGGCGAGGGATAAGCACGAGTCGGTGATCGACTTTGCGATCAACTACAAAGCGGAGCAGGAAATCGACGACATGCAGAGCCATTTGCATAGAATCGAAGGCAAGTTATACAAAATCGAGCAACTGCTCGTCTCCTTAGATGAACGGCGTAACGAGAACCGGTCATGA